GTCATTTTGAGCTACATAGCCTAGCATATATAATTTGGTTTTTTCTACTGCTTCAATCATTTTGAACTACATAGCTTAGCATATATAATTGGGTTTTCCTACTACTTCTTCAATGCTGCCACCCAAGGCAAGTATTTTCttatacaattttaaaaatatgtactTTGTGCCCTTAAAATTTTTGCTGAGAATTGCACTTTTTTACAAGTCAATAGAACGTTCAAGTGTATTTTATGACAATGTAAATCCATGGCAAACAGGGCAAAGAGCATAAATGTAGGAGTAGTTTTTATGCCATTGGCACCTGAACTTCAATAACTGGTAATTCATTGAAATCtaatcattatattataaagCAGATAGGGTGGTGGACTCTTAAAACCATCAAGTTTTGAAATCCAATCATTATGGGCGGTGGACAAATGAAACCATCaagtttatttattatgtattttatcaATTCAAGCAACTAGGGAAAACAATGGATGGAAAGAAACAGAAGGCTTCAGATCTTAGAGGCAAAGGTGAGACCCTGGTTTGCCATTTCGTCCAAGCTAAGAGCAGGAGGCTGAACTCTAGCGACTTTCGCAATAGCCTTGTTCTCTTCTGGAGTCCCGCTCTCCAAGAATGCACCAACAACCTTGCCATTTTGGATCCAGTACTGTCCAAACTTGTGCGTTGGAGATTTTGGGTCATTATCTCCAAATAACACTGTTTCACCTACGTTGTCACCATAGAACTGCCAAGACAAATCAAAGGCACGGGAATAGAAGTATGGAAGGTAGTCATACTCATCAATGGATGTCCCCTTTTCACTTGCAAAAATGGCCTGCAACAGAAATACAATAGGCCTTTAATGTCACTTAAGAATCAGGTGATAAACTTTAACCCAGTTCTATAACTGAAGAGCTGATATAGAATAAGACTTGAGAACTCAAGACTGATAATATTTGCAGAGAATAGACCAATGAATTGAGCAGGCAGCCAATCATATAAGATCACAGCTAAAAATAACACACCTTTACAGCCTGTTCAGCAGATTTGCGAGCATGATCAACATGTTCAACTCGTCTCTGCTCATTGTATAGCTTCAAAGGGAAAGTGACTACATCACCAACAGCATATACACCAGGAACACTGGTCTTAAAGAAAGCATCAGTCTGCAACAAAACTTCTCCATATAAGAAAATACATCCGGAAATTCAAGGCAGGACGCAACATGAAGTGTTAACATTATATGAaacaatgaataaataaataaatagccaTTCAATAGTATTAGCTGAACTTAGAAAGTTGGACCTTGCAGATGTCAGATTGGTTCTATTGTACAAATATAATAGACTTTTCTTCCCCAGTTTTGTTCCCAGTCTTTACAATTTTTTCCCCAATGAAGTATATTTCAAATTGGATGAGATCAATGGTTGTAACCATATTATCCGGCATAAATTTTTAAagctataaaaaaattaaatctcttGCGAAAAATGACAacaataaaaccaaaaaaatcaaaaaaagaGAGCTTTATCCAACATAGTTCAAATAGTATAACAAAGTTATACACTTTTACAGACCATGATTAAAAGATTTAGAATAAATTAACATACAGGAAAAAGAGGTGAGAAGTACAATGTTTCTAAGTGGGATTTAGAAATTTAGTCGGCACCAACATTGCCCTTGTAATTGTATAATTTCTGGTGTAGTTTAATAATTCTAGATAGATTCTTGAAGAATGATCAAGAAGTACCTTAATTCCCCCTTTCTCCTCCTCAACCTGCCCTTTAAATAATGTTGTAAGAGGCTTTGCACCAACACCTACAACTACAATGTCAGCTTCCAAAGACCTACCATCCTTCAGTTTAACTTCCTTTACCTGACAAATCCAAATAAACACCGTATAAAGTTTATAGGAAGATTTTCCAAATACAGAAAGTACTCATAATAACTAAAATGCAAGTGAGACATACCTCCCCATTAGGATGGGTGTCAAACCCAACTGCTACAGTACCTTTGATGATTTTGATTCCCTTGTTTTCATAGTATCCTTCATAGAAAGCTGCTATGCTAGCTGTGAAAAGCCTAGGCACTGTGTTTCATAAGTTAGACAATAAGGTCCAGGGAAAATACGCAAAAATGtcataaactaaaaaaaaatgtagctgTTTACTTACTGCACCATGGTTCTGGAAATACCATAGTAACATCAATGTTGTTCATCCTGAGCACAGCACTGAGTTCAAGTCCAATGTACCCTCCTCCAACAACAACagcttttccatttttctttgcCTTTATTGCTTCAACAAGCTTATCTGCTTCATCAATTTCTCTCAAGTAGAAGATGTTTTTGGAGTCAGCACCTTGTACACCAAAATCCGACAACCTCAGAACCTGAGAATTGACAGAAAAACAAATGACAGTAATGGATatggaaagaaaaaagaagacgACGACAAATCCCCTTAATGTCTACAATACTCACTGTGGAACCAGTTGCAATAATCAACACTTCATATTTAAATGATTCTCCAGCAGCACTAATAAGTGTCTTTGAAGCAACATCTGCTTCCACAATTTCTGTACTGAGGATCAATGAAATCCCTGAAAACATATAAACAAGATCACTAGAAATCCTTCCAAAAGAACATGGTGAAAGTGGAATCCCAAGATCCATAATTTCTACTTCCTACTAAACAAGCCATGTTATAATGTCTAACATAAATCTGGGAGGGTAAATAAATACCTTTCTCTGTGTACCACTCAGGGAGTAGTCTCTCACCTCCACTCCCAACACATACATGGAAGCCTGGGAGTCTTGCAGCACCTGGAGAACATAAAatcaaatgaataaaataaaagaaatatttgGCAGGAAAACCCCGCTCAGTAATCCAAAGAAAAAGTATCACTACTGCATTAAAGGATGATGTAGAGCAACAAGTTTGTGTTAAAGATTAATTACATATTTGGCAAAGTTTAGATACAAGACTAATCATTCATCTAATTTACTAAAAGGCATACCTTCAGGAAAGAGATACCCTTTGCTAAGAGCTGGGCGTTCGTATGGAGCCACCTGAAATAATAACAAGAACAATAATGCATTGTGAAATACATGCAGTGCATAAATTTTAACCCAAGTATAAcaagaaattttataaaaaaataaaaaataaaaatgaacataatggTTTTGGAGATGAATGAGTTAAGATAACGAAGCAAGTTAAGTGCTTTAAGTAGACAGATATTGACCAGAGTGGGAGTTGGGGGATGGGGATGGACACAACTAAACCATGCTCAGAAAGTATAGCTCACTCAATCACTTTACAAAAGTGCATCTAAGGATCTATAGATCAAAGCTTTTAGTTTAGATCAATCCAGAAACAGATATCCCATTAAACCA
This region of Ipomoea triloba cultivar NCNSP0323 chromosome 15, ASM357664v1 genomic DNA includes:
- the LOC116006714 gene encoding monodehydroascorbate reductase, which produces MAGKSFKYVILGGGVAAGYAAREFSKQGVKPGELALISKEAVAPYERPALSKGYLFPEGAARLPGFHVCVGSGGERLLPEWYTEKGISLILSTEIVEADVASKTLISAAGESFKYEVLIIATGSTVLRLSDFGVQGADSKNIFYLREIDEADKLVEAIKAKKNGKAVVVGGGYIGLELSAVLRMNNIDVTMVFPEPWCMPRLFTASIAAFYEGYYENKGIKIIKGTVAVGFDTHPNGEVKEVKLKDGRSLEADIVVVGVGAKPLTTLFKGQVEEEKGGIKTDAFFKTSVPGVYAVGDVVTFPLKLYNEQRRVEHVDHARKSAEQAVKAIFASEKGTSIDEYDYLPYFYSRAFDLSWQFYGDNVGETVLFGDNDPKSPTHKFGQYWIQNGKVVGAFLESGTPEENKAIAKVARVQPPALSLDEMANQGLTFASKI